The following are encoded in a window of Chitinophagaceae bacterium genomic DNA:
- a CDS encoding SusD/RagB family nutrient-binding outer membrane lipoprotein gives MKSIKYLFILSLAGFWMASCTKKLDEAYLNPNAPVKVKPSELLPPIHYQMAINLQEDFLYLGTTAQVYACRYTFANVPAVTRDRTITRHEMMGWFPGVDNSGAIWRMNYWNLGPNLNKMIEWAAEEDQWDYVAAGYALQAWSWLTLTDYHGEVILDEAFNTSLLAFKYNTQDKVYDHVRNLCKQALDNFDRAGTASGDFAAADQWFYGGDLNKWKKFVYGIMARSYNHLSNKSTYKPDSVIYYCDKAMQIPGEDATYKFVGGTVNNQNNYWGRFRANNTTLRQSKYIVELMTGTQGAGSTFGGVDDPRRWYMLCTGTGTEVNNMYGITATKGELPLATAQRPTNFWGATIVPTVDTARFIFRDNAEFPFMTSSEIQFMKAEAAFRKGDKPLALAAYRQGISQHYDMLLSRYNVNIRPARVMTAGTRDAFLANPAVVPTSANLSLSHIMQQKYIALWGYGILEAWTDLRRFHYTDLDPMTGNQVFYSFTPPQGLDLWPDNGGKLSYRVRPRHNSEYVWNIAELAVFGGDLADYHTKEMWFSLP, from the coding sequence ATGAAATCAATAAAATATTTATTCATTTTATCGCTCGCAGGTTTTTGGATGGCATCCTGTACCAAAAAGCTGGATGAAGCCTACCTGAATCCGAATGCACCGGTGAAAGTAAAACCATCGGAGTTATTACCGCCTATCCACTACCAGATGGCGATCAACCTGCAGGAAGATTTCCTTTATCTTGGTACCACGGCCCAGGTATATGCATGCAGGTATACATTTGCCAATGTTCCTGCAGTTACCCGTGACAGAACGATCACCCGGCATGAAATGATGGGTTGGTTCCCGGGAGTGGATAACAGCGGCGCTATCTGGCGCATGAATTACTGGAACCTGGGTCCTAATCTTAATAAAATGATCGAATGGGCTGCCGAAGAAGATCAGTGGGATTATGTGGCTGCCGGTTACGCCCTGCAAGCCTGGAGCTGGCTGACCCTTACCGATTACCATGGTGAAGTGATCCTGGATGAAGCTTTTAATACCAGCCTGCTTGCTTTTAAATATAATACACAGGACAAGGTATACGACCATGTAAGGAACCTCTGTAAACAGGCTCTGGATAACTTTGACAGGGCTGGTACCGCAAGCGGTGACTTTGCTGCGGCCGACCAGTGGTTTTATGGCGGAGATCTTAATAAATGGAAAAAATTTGTGTACGGGATAATGGCCCGCAGCTATAACCATCTTTCCAATAAATCAACCTATAAGCCCGACTCGGTGATCTATTATTGCGACAAGGCCATGCAAATACCCGGGGAAGATGCCACATATAAATTCGTAGGTGGCACGGTTAACAACCAGAATAATTACTGGGGCAGGTTCAGGGCCAACAATACCACGCTTCGCCAGTCAAAGTATATTGTAGAATTAATGACGGGCACGCAAGGCGCTGGCAGTACTTTCGGAGGCGTGGATGATCCCCGCCGCTGGTATATGCTTTGCACCGGTACCGGTACAGAAGTGAACAACATGTATGGAATTACGGCGACCAAAGGTGAACTCCCCCTGGCCACCGCCCAGCGACCGACAAATTTCTGGGGCGCTACCATTGTCCCTACTGTTGATACCGCCCGGTTTATTTTCCGGGATAATGCCGAGTTCCCTTTCATGACATCGTCTGAGATCCAGTTCATGAAGGCCGAGGCAGCCTTCCGTAAAGGCGATAAACCACTTGCATTGGCTGCATACAGGCAAGGCATTTCGCAGCACTATGACATGCTGCTCAGCAGGTACAATGTGAACATCAGGCCGGCAAGAGTGATGACGGCAGGCACCCGGGATGCATTCCTTGCAAACCCCGCTGTTGTGCCCACTTCTGCCAACCTTAGTTTGAGTCATATCATGCAGCAGAAATATATTGCTCTCTGGGGTTATGGTATTTTAGAAGCCTGGACCGATCTGAGAAGATTTCACTATACCGACCTTGATCCAATGACCGGCAATCAGGTATTCTACTCTTTCACTCCCCCGCAGGGACTTGACCTTTGGCCGGATAATGGCGGTAAACTCAGCTACAGGGTAAGGCCACGGCACAATTCAGAATATGTGTGGAACATAGCGGAGCTTGCTGTGTTTGGTGGAGACCTTGCTGATTATCACACCAAAGAAATGTGGTTCTCGTTACCTTAA
- a CDS encoding DUF4397 domain-containing protein: MKRILFSVIISVLFLSACQKNDLNENKTWDYVPTGSALLKFLNSYTALTPSLGTPANGPTVDYYVNNQKLNATAIGYTTLYPNVSGAFAAAPNGVVNIKAVLNRSTGTGLPSDTIANYSFTLAPEKAHSVILVDPLPNPTPATPNLMVVQESVSMPAYGKYKIRLLNLVVNTDLYELYNSTTATILTAGIPYKNLSDWIELPMTTTSQAIQLRKVGTTTSLGSINLTPGNQRSYTFWARGNTAVTGRAISLTSYITQ; this comes from the coding sequence ATGAAAAGGATACTATTTTCGGTTATTATTTCAGTACTGTTTTTGAGTGCCTGTCAGAAAAATGATCTTAATGAAAACAAGACCTGGGATTATGTTCCTACCGGTTCGGCGCTCTTAAAATTCCTGAATTCCTATACTGCATTAACACCGTCCCTTGGTACACCTGCCAATGGCCCAACGGTGGACTATTATGTAAACAATCAGAAGCTGAATGCCACAGCTATAGGCTATACAACCCTTTACCCGAATGTAAGCGGTGCATTTGCTGCAGCGCCCAACGGCGTGGTCAATATTAAAGCCGTGCTGAACCGCAGTACGGGAACCGGCCTGCCCAGCGACACGATCGCTAACTACAGTTTTACCCTGGCGCCGGAGAAGGCACACAGTGTGATACTGGTTGATCCCCTGCCAAATCCAACACCGGCCACCCCCAATCTAATGGTGGTACAGGAATCGGTTAGCATGCCCGCTTATGGAAAATATAAGATCCGTTTGCTGAACCTGGTTGTGAATACAGATCTTTATGAATTGTACAATTCCACCACCGCAACTATTCTTACGGCAGGCATTCCGTACAAAAATTTATCTGACTGGATTGAATTACCAATGACCACAACCAGCCAGGCTATCCAGTTAAGGAAAGTGGGAACTACAACCTCTCTTGGATCAATAAACCTGACTCCCGGCAACCAGCGTTCATACACGTTCTGGGCAAGGGGTAATACGGCTGTAACCGGAAGGGCGATCAGTTTAACCAGTTATATCACACAATAA
- a CDS encoding spore maturation protein, with amino-acid sequence MALSRIWSGFIIVAILVAGIKCIFFPGHADIFSWMVVGKADDPANPLKMDGIIETCWTAVNLSLKLIGIMALFMGFMNIAERAGGIRVLSRIIGPFFSRLFPDVPKGHPAHGHMMMNFSANLLGLDNAATPFGLKAMESLQELNPDKTTASNSQIMFLCLHASGLTLIPVSIIAMRSSLKAANPTDIFIPCMIATFVATIAAMLIVSFRQRIKVFQPVIMLWVLGISSIIALLVIYLHSLNADGVQSFSRVLSNGLILLIFLLIVLGALYKKINVFDAFVEGAKGGFETAVKIIPYLVGMLVAISMLRTSGTFDVIIDGMKNLFAMMGADTRFVDGLPTALIKPMSGSGARGMMVSTMTTYGVDSFAGRLSAILQGTSDTTFYVVAVYFGSVSIKNTRYSIGAMLLADLVGIITSIILAYLFFG; translated from the coding sequence ATGGCATTAAGCAGGATATGGTCGGGGTTTATCATTGTGGCAATACTGGTGGCCGGTATCAAGTGTATCTTCTTTCCGGGCCATGCAGATATTTTCAGCTGGATGGTGGTGGGTAAGGCCGATGACCCTGCAAACCCGCTGAAGATGGACGGCATCATTGAAACCTGCTGGACGGCGGTGAACCTGAGTTTAAAACTCATCGGCATCATGGCCCTTTTCATGGGTTTTATGAATATTGCCGAGCGGGCAGGAGGGATACGGGTATTATCGAGGATCATCGGGCCTTTCTTCTCCAGGCTTTTCCCGGATGTACCCAAAGGGCATCCTGCGCACGGACATATGATGATGAATTTTTCGGCCAACCTGCTGGGGCTCGACAATGCGGCCACCCCCTTTGGTTTAAAAGCAATGGAAAGCCTGCAGGAACTGAACCCGGACAAGACAACGGCTTCCAATTCGCAGATCATGTTCCTATGCCTGCATGCTTCGGGGCTTACCCTGATACCGGTGAGTATCATAGCCATGCGATCGTCCCTGAAAGCAGCCAACCCGACCGATATTTTCATTCCCTGTATGATCGCCACTTTTGTGGCCACCATTGCCGCCATGCTGATCGTTTCTTTCCGGCAACGGATCAAAGTGTTCCAGCCCGTGATCATGCTGTGGGTACTTGGCATATCGTCCATCATTGCATTGCTGGTCATTTACCTGCATTCATTGAACGCCGATGGGGTACAATCCTTTTCCAGGGTATTGAGCAATGGATTGATCCTGCTCATTTTTTTGTTGATCGTCCTGGGCGCTTTGTACAAAAAGATAAATGTATTTGATGCTTTTGTGGAAGGGGCGAAGGGTGGATTTGAAACAGCCGTTAAAATCATTCCTTACCTGGTGGGGATGCTGGTAGCCATCAGTATGCTGCGTACCAGCGGCACTTTTGATGTGATCATTGATGGGATGAAGAATTTATTTGCCATGATGGGAGCCGATACCCGTTTTGTGGATGGCCTTCCAACGGCACTGATAAAACCCATGAGCGGCAGCGGTGCCCGGGGCATGATGGTGAGTACCATGACCACATACGGGGTTGATTCATTTGCCGGCCGCCTGTCGGCGATTTTGCAGGGCACTTCCGATACCACGTTTTATGTGGTGGCAGTTTATTTTGGTTCTGTATCCATCAAGAACACCCGTTACTCCATCGGCGCCATGCTGCTGGCCGACCTGGTGGGCATCATCACCTCCATCATACTGGCGTATTTGTTCTTTGGGTAG
- the ychF gene encoding redox-regulated ATPase YchF: MALKAGIVGLPNVGKSTLFNAVSNSAKAQASNYRFCTIEPNTGLVNVPDPRLDKLAGLVKPDRIVPTQIEIVDIAGLVRGASKGEGLGNKFLANIREVDAIIHVIRCFEDENILRDEGPIHPVSDKEIIETELQLKDLESVEKKLQRTEKLAKTDPKMKAELDVLLRCKEHLDKGKNILSLGLSKEEKTAIADLFLLTDKPILYVANVDEASMHTGNKFSAALIEAVKNEGNEVIVMTNAIEAQIAEFENAEDKAMFMEEYKMDEPALDRLIHSTYKLLNLSTYFTAGVQEVRAWTIHKGWKAPQAASVIHTDFEKGFIKAEVIAYDDFIKYGSEAACRENGRLRIEGKEYLVQDGDVMHFRFNV; encoded by the coding sequence ATGGCTTTAAAAGCAGGGATTGTGGGACTGCCCAATGTAGGAAAATCAACCTTATTCAATGCGGTGAGCAACAGCGCCAAGGCACAGGCGAGCAACTACCGGTTCTGTACCATCGAACCCAATACCGGCCTGGTGAATGTACCCGACCCCCGGCTGGATAAGCTGGCCGGACTGGTGAAGCCTGACCGGATCGTTCCAACGCAGATCGAGATCGTTGATATAGCGGGCCTGGTTCGTGGCGCCAGCAAGGGCGAAGGGCTGGGCAATAAATTCCTGGCCAATATACGGGAAGTGGATGCCATCATTCATGTGATACGCTGTTTTGAAGATGAGAATATATTAAGAGATGAAGGCCCCATCCACCCGGTGAGTGATAAGGAGATCATTGAGACCGAACTGCAGCTGAAAGACCTGGAAAGCGTGGAAAAGAAACTGCAGCGTACCGAAAAGCTGGCCAAGACCGACCCGAAGATGAAGGCCGAACTGGATGTACTGCTTCGTTGCAAAGAACACCTGGACAAAGGAAAGAATATCCTGTCACTCGGTTTAAGCAAAGAAGAAAAGACCGCCATTGCCGACCTCTTCCTGCTCACCGATAAACCCATTCTGTATGTGGCCAATGTGGATGAGGCAAGCATGCATACCGGCAATAAATTTTCGGCTGCACTCATTGAAGCGGTCAAGAACGAAGGCAATGAAGTGATCGTGATGACCAATGCCATTGAAGCACAGATCGCCGAGTTTGAGAACGCGGAGGACAAGGCCATGTTCATGGAGGAATACAAAATGGATGAACCGGCATTGGATCGCCTGATCCACTCCACCTATAAGCTTCTCAACCTCTCAACGTACTTCACTGCCGGTGTGCAGGAAGTACGGGCATGGACCATTCACAAGGGATGGAAAGCACCCCAGGCTGCCAGTGTGATCCATACCGATTTTGAAAAAGGATTCATCAAGGCCGAAGTGATCGCCTACGATGATTTTATTAAATACGGCTCCGAAGCTGCCTGCAGGGAGAATGGCCGCCTGCGCATAGAAGGAAAAGAATATTTGGTACAGGACGGTGACGTGATGCATTTCCGGTTCAATGTTTAA
- a CDS encoding CRTAC1 family protein produces MFFTLTGMHANAQQGVNKDVEVNQEKRMLNYLEQLRIQFYNPKNMFASEVRIVYLDSLFRVTKDPTENLNLAFRLGHAFLEAGREQDAVNLFSRIADFVKDVPASKRFAIPALGLAYMRLAERNNCVNYHSAEACIAPIQGKGIHRDKEPAEKAIELFETALKENPDDLDSRWLLNIAYMVTGGYPGNVPREWIIPGLDARSKVNVNPFTDIAGTLGLDLKNRSGGMIVDDFNNDGNLDIISSAWGLDDPMHYFKNNGDGTFTDVSERSRISKFKGGLNITQTDYNNDGWIDIFIFRGGWQGQMAELEQPNSLIRNNGDGTFTDVTIQAGIFSEHPTQTGTWNDFNNDGWIDLFIGNETMDPAKLHPCELYINNRNGTFTNVAAGIGMKVAVYAKGVSSGDYDNDGWADIFISTLGGQKVLLHNEGGKGQGLHFKDVTNEAGFAGFENRTFPTWFFDFNNDGWLDIFMCSYEFERALSFYTAKEALNPSSDPAGKVQLFMNNGNGTFTNVSSAMDMNQTSFSMGANFGDIDNDGYLDFYLGTGNPSYKSIIPNRLYKNLGGKDFTDVTNAARVGHLQKGHGVSFADIDNNGMQDIIEDLGGAYIGDAYHTALFYNPGQGNNNWIGLKLEGNTSNRQGIGSKITVTITENGRKRIIYREANSGGSFGSSPLRQSIGIGTARVIDEIKIVWPASGTTQVFKNIKPNQFIKITEGRQETETLNIKPIKLKTTGMATPAVQHKH; encoded by the coding sequence GTGTTTTTTACTTTGACCGGCATGCACGCCAATGCCCAGCAGGGGGTCAATAAAGACGTTGAGGTGAACCAGGAAAAAAGAATGCTTAACTACCTCGAGCAGTTGCGGATACAGTTCTACAACCCCAAAAACATGTTTGCTTCGGAAGTAAGGATCGTTTACCTGGATTCACTTTTCCGGGTAACGAAAGACCCGACAGAAAACCTGAACCTGGCATTCCGGCTCGGGCATGCTTTCCTGGAAGCCGGAAGGGAACAGGATGCGGTTAACCTGTTCAGCAGGATCGCAGATTTTGTAAAAGATGTTCCGGCATCAAAACGATTTGCTATCCCGGCACTCGGTCTTGCCTATATGCGGCTGGCAGAGCGTAATAACTGCGTTAATTATCATTCAGCGGAGGCTTGCATTGCGCCCATACAGGGTAAGGGAATTCACCGGGATAAAGAGCCTGCCGAAAAAGCAATTGAACTTTTTGAGACAGCATTGAAAGAAAATCCGGATGATCTTGATTCACGCTGGTTATTGAATATTGCTTATATGGTTACCGGAGGTTATCCTGGCAACGTTCCCCGGGAATGGATCATTCCGGGACTGGATGCAAGATCGAAAGTGAATGTAAACCCGTTTACTGATATTGCCGGCACCCTGGGGCTTGACCTGAAAAACCGCTCAGGCGGAATGATCGTGGATGACTTTAATAATGACGGGAACCTCGACATTATCAGCTCGGCCTGGGGACTGGATGACCCGATGCACTACTTTAAGAATAATGGCGATGGTACATTTACGGATGTGTCGGAGAGATCCCGTATCAGCAAATTCAAAGGGGGTCTTAACATCACTCAAACCGATTATAACAATGATGGCTGGATCGATATCTTTATTTTCCGGGGTGGTTGGCAGGGCCAAATGGCAGAACTGGAACAACCCAATTCGCTTATACGCAATAACGGCGACGGAACCTTTACCGATGTTACCATACAGGCGGGTATTTTTTCGGAACATCCCACACAAACAGGTACCTGGAACGATTTCAATAACGATGGATGGATCGATCTCTTCATTGGAAATGAAACAATGGATCCTGCCAAACTGCATCCCTGTGAATTGTATATCAATAACCGGAACGGGACCTTTACCAACGTGGCTGCAGGTATCGGCATGAAAGTAGCCGTGTATGCCAAAGGAGTCAGTTCGGGTGATTATGACAACGACGGATGGGCAGATATCTTTATTTCCACCCTGGGGGGACAAAAAGTATTGCTGCACAACGAGGGCGGAAAAGGGCAGGGCCTGCATTTTAAAGACGTAACGAATGAAGCCGGCTTTGCTGGTTTTGAGAACCGCACTTTTCCCACCTGGTTCTTTGATTTTAATAATGATGGCTGGCTGGATATCTTCATGTGCAGCTATGAATTTGAACGGGCCCTTTCTTTTTATACAGCCAAAGAAGCGCTGAATCCTTCTTCTGATCCTGCGGGTAAAGTGCAACTGTTCATGAATAATGGTAACGGAACCTTTACCAATGTCAGTTCTGCCATGGATATGAACCAGACCTCTTTTTCCATGGGGGCCAATTTCGGGGACATAGATAATGACGGGTACCTCGATTTTTACTTGGGTACCGGAAACCCCAGTTACAAATCCATTATTCCAAACAGGTTGTATAAGAACCTGGGTGGAAAGGATTTCACAGACGTGACCAATGCGGCACGGGTGGGTCATTTGCAGAAAGGCCACGGTGTTTCTTTTGCAGATATAGATAATAACGGAATGCAGGATATCATCGAAGACCTGGGTGGGGCTTATATCGGTGATGCTTATCACACAGCATTGTTTTATAATCCCGGCCAGGGGAACAACAACTGGATCGGTTTAAAACTGGAAGGCAATACATCGAACAGGCAGGGCATCGGTTCAAAGATCACAGTAACCATCACAGAGAACGGCAGGAAGCGGATCATTTACCGGGAAGCTAACTCAGGCGGCAGTTTCGGTTCTTCTCCCTTGCGGCAGAGCATTGGCATTGGCACTGCCAGGGTTATTGATGAAATAAAGATCGTTTGGCCTGCTTCCGGTACTACGCAGGTATTTAAGAATATAAAGCCCAACCAGTTTATTAAGATCACGGAAGGCAGGCAGGAAACAGAAACGCTGAATATTAAGCCCATCAAACTGAAAACAACAGGGATGGCAACGCCGGCCGTGCAGCACAAGCATTAA
- a CDS encoding fasciclin domain-containing protein, which translates to MKTMIHKLRAFHLVVLTALALLTASCNKDLEQLAPIATPVYPTGSGIAATLAANPNYSNYAALIARGGLTASLNDLTKSFTLFATDNNGMNLFATAASGGAVPYPAPASVVLAFINGSLPAANAAGIVQYNTIGQKFPAASIGNGFPNYPLTSQIILDPNQPFVRMPIFPARGTTYSYVNNLPLIATDMAAANGIIHTGYSIAAPPTATLKTMIAGEATLSYFRAAVARADSGSVGLSKFDSLLNYGVTNMTVLAPNDAAFQTLVFGLVYAQVFAATGSTVIATAQANAAVAAGPAFLGTNNVSTALVKGIVAYHLLASLTSSTTTPYQPNIRVFSNNIPATPAFVKTLVNGSIAAHPGVSAVATYLGPAVTSARFTGYGTFPPGGAPYSGTAANVLTMDKHAVNGVYHIIDRVLLPQ; encoded by the coding sequence ATGAAAACAATGATCCATAAACTCAGGGCTTTTCACCTGGTTGTTTTAACCGCACTGGCGCTGTTAACTGCTTCCTGCAATAAGGACCTGGAGCAACTGGCTCCTATAGCCACGCCGGTATATCCAACCGGTAGTGGTATTGCCGCCACGCTGGCTGCCAATCCGAATTACAGCAATTACGCTGCGTTGATAGCACGGGGAGGATTGACAGCCTCGTTAAACGACCTTACAAAGTCTTTTACACTATTTGCAACGGATAATAACGGGATGAATTTATTTGCAACTGCTGCATCAGGCGGGGCAGTTCCATACCCAGCACCTGCCAGTGTTGTTCTTGCATTTATTAATGGAAGTTTACCTGCTGCCAACGCTGCAGGAATTGTACAGTATAATACCATCGGTCAGAAATTTCCTGCTGCTTCCATCGGTAACGGTTTCCCGAACTACCCGCTTACCAGCCAGATAATCCTGGATCCAAACCAGCCATTTGTACGGATGCCGATCTTCCCGGCAAGAGGTACCACTTACTCTTATGTAAATAACCTGCCGTTGATCGCTACGGATATGGCCGCAGCCAATGGGATCATTCATACGGGGTATTCCATAGCGGCTCCGCCTACGGCTACGTTAAAAACAATGATCGCCGGGGAAGCCACATTATCTTATTTCCGTGCGGCAGTTGCCCGTGCAGACAGTGGTTCTGTTGGTTTATCAAAGTTCGATTCCCTGCTTAATTACGGCGTTACCAATATGACGGTACTGGCACCGAATGATGCCGCTTTTCAAACCCTTGTTTTCGGACTGGTATATGCACAGGTATTTGCTGCAACCGGAAGTACTGTCATTGCCACTGCACAGGCAAATGCGGCCGTAGCAGCCGGCCCTGCTTTTTTAGGTACGAACAATGTATCCACTGCCCTGGTTAAAGGCATTGTTGCTTATCACCTGCTGGCATCTTTAACAAGCAGTACCACCACACCCTACCAGCCTAACATACGGGTATTCTCAAATAATATTCCGGCAACACCGGCTTTTGTAAAGACCCTGGTCAACGGAAGTATTGCTGCTCACCCGGGCGTATCTGCCGTTGCCACTTATTTAGGGCCTGCCGTAACCAGCGCCCGCTTTACAGGCTATGGCACATTCCCTCCGGGCGGGGCGCCTTACAGCGGCACAGCAGCCAATGTACTTACCATGGATAAACATGCTGTAAACGGGGTATATCACATCATCGACCGGGTATTGCTTCCGCAATAA